A segment of the Vagococcus hydrophili genome:
AAGACACTTCATCTAAAATCAAACTATTCTCTACCGCCTTGTCTGGTGTTGCTCCCCATGTAAAGGGTCCGTGACCACTAACTAAAACGCCTGGTATTTCAGATGGTTTGATCCCTCGTTTATGAAAGGTTTCAACAATGACATTTCCAGTATTTTCTTCATAAGCCGATTCAACTTCTTCTTTAGTCAACTCCCTTGTACAAGGAACCGAACCATAAAAAGTATCCGCATGAGTCGTGCCGTAAGCTTTTAAGTCACAACCAGCTTGAGCCCACATAACCGCATTAGTAGAGTGAGTATGCACAACGGCATTGATATCTGAAAATTCTCGATATAAAACAACGTGAGTCGCTAAATCGGAAGAAGGCTTCATGCTTTTTTCTTCAAGTAAATCCCCCTTCAAATCAGTTACTACCATTTGACTCATTTCCATGGTGTCGTAAGAAACGCCACTCGGCTTAATGACAATCACGCCAAGCTCACGGTTAATTTCACTCACATTCCCCCAAGTCAATTTAACTAGACCTAGCTTTGGCAAGGCTAAATTAGCTTTAAACACACGCTCTTTCATCTCTTCTATTAGTAGCTCTCTAGACATGATATCCCGCCTCTCTTAATTTTGGATATAAGAAATCTTTGGCTTCATTGATTCGATCTTTAAAGTCTTCATTTTTCTCACTCCACATTTCAATTAAGAATGTGCCATCATAACCTAAACGATGAAGGATCGATAATAAGCCTACAAAATCAACACAGCCATCTCCAAAAGGAACATCTTTGAACTTCCCTTCACTCGTTGATGAGACTGCTAAAGTATCTTTCAAATGAATTGAAGTAATGCTTGAAATACCTTTCTCAAGTTCTCTAGCGGGATTGTTTTCTGGCCAAGCAGATAAATTTCCTAAATCTGGATAAACTTGTAAGAAGGGAGACGCAATTTGTGCTTTGATTTCTAAGAATTTTTCAATCGAACTCATAAAAGGATCATCCATAATTTCAATGGATAAAATAATGCCGTATTGAGAGGCTTTCTTCAATCCTTTTTTTAGTCCTTCAATAAATAATTCTCTTGAAAGCATTGATTTAGGTTCATAGTAAACATCGTAACCTGCAATTTGAATGATTGAAATACTTAGTTTATGTGCTAAAATAATCGCTTTGTCTAACAGCTCATCTGCTTTTTCACGTTTTTCTAGATTTTCTGAACCAAAGGGAAAACGACGATGACCACTTAAGCAAATTGAATTGATTCGAACATTGTATTTTTTACAACTCTCACGAATTCCTTCGATTTCTTCATCAGTCATCTCAAGACGAGACAGACGTTCATCTGTCTCATCGATTGACATTTCAATAAAATCAAAGCCTAATTCACTTGTTAATTTTAGTCGCTCATCCCATGAAATACCTTTAGGCAGAGCTTTTTCATAAATTCCAATTTGAGCCATAATTACTCACCCCAAATTCGAATGATCTCATTCTTAAAGTCGTTAGCGGCCTGAACTGGATCTTTAGCAGCGGTAATCCCTCGACCTGTAATAAATGTATAGACATCAATTCCTTCAAATAATTTTAAAGTCCCTACATCTAAGCCACCAGTTACCGACACATTGAAGCCCATTTCGATTAATTTTTTGACCTTTGTTAAGTCTTTCTCTCCCCAAGTTTCACCAGAAAGAAGCGCATCTCGACTTTGATGATAAATGGCTTGCCTGATACCAATTTTATGCCATGCAGCAGCTTGCTCAAAGGTCCAATCTCCGTATAGCTCCACTTGCAGTTCTTCTACTTCTTTTTTAGCAGCTTCCATGGTTGGAATCGTTGCACAACAGATAACGGTCATCCAGTCAGCTCCAGCATCTGCCACATTTTTAGCAACCGTACCACCTGCATCGGCACATTTTGTATCAGCAACAATTTTTTTATTTGGAAAAATACTTCTAACACAAGAGATAGCTTGGTGCCCTTCTTGTAAACAAAGAATAGTTCCTACTTCTAAAATATCAACCACTTCTCCTACCTTAACCACATCGGCTAAGGCAGAAGCTAAATCATTATGATCTAAAGCAATTTGTAAATTTGGTCGTGTCATTATCCGCTCCTCCTAGTCTATTTTTTAGTTTTTTGATAGAGTTCTGTTTCAGCAAATTTTTCGCCAATTTCTTTATGAGACATAACGTTTTTAATTCCGACAACCGTCACACCTTTTTTAATCGCTTGATCAAACATTCCTAAAAAGTTAACAGGGGTAAAGACCACGTCATACTGTCCAGCTGAACTTTTACCTTCTGAAATCGAGCAGTGATGAATTTTTGTTATTGGGATATTTAATTCCTTCATCGCTTTTTCGGTACTTCTCATCATCATTAAACTCGTTCCTGATCCATTGGCACATGATATTAATATTCTCATTTTTAGTTCCTCCTAGTTTTTAAGTAATCGTTATTTGTTAAATTTTTCTTGGTATGCTTCATAATCATCAACAATTAAGAAGTAACCTTCTGGATTTTTTCTATATTGTAATTGTGGAATAGCAAGTAATAGAATCACAACAACGCCAATTCCAATAACGCCTAAAACTTTCATGATAATCGCGAATCCTGGCCAAACTGTGGCCCAGTCAAACATTCCAATGTAACCTCCGTACTGTGAAAGACCAATCCATGAGGCAAATAAAGCTGAACCTCCCACTTGGATAATCCCTGATAGGAATGGGAAGAGACAAGCTGCCTTAATTCCGCCACGGTTATTAGCAAATACAGCAATTACCGCATTATCAAAGAATAATGGGATAAAGCCTGCGATAACAATTGTTGGTGACTTCATTAAAATTAATAGTCCAATCATTAGGAATTGTCCTAATGAACCAAATAAGAAACCAACTGTTACAGCGTTTGGTGAACCAAAACCAAATGTTGCCGCTACGTCAATACCAGGTACAGCTCCAGGTAAGATTGTATTTGAAATACCTTGAAATGATTGTGTTAACTCATCAACGAAGGTTCTAACACCTAGTTGTAAAATAGCTAGATAAACTGCAAAGTTAAGTGATGTTGTCATAATGTAGAAGAAGAAACTTTGCCCTTCTTTCATAAATTCTGCTTGAATCAAGTAGTCTTGCCCTAAGACAAGAAGGATAATTCCAAAGAAGAATAACATCAAAAGTGACGTTGCTACCATATTTTCATTGAACATAGATAAAAACCCTGGAAGTTCAATATCTTCCAATTTTTTATGTTCTTTCTTAGAACGCCCTTTTTTCTCATCCCGTTTCTTCATCCATTCAGAAAGTTTTGCGAAGATGTACACACCAAACATTTGTTGATGGGCAATCGCAAAACCAGCACCTTCTGTTAAATCTTGAGTAATATCAACTGTCAAATTAGAACCAACAGCCCAGTAACAACCAAGAACTAAGCCCATAGCAATTAATACTTCGATACGCCCAAATTCAGGGAAACAGAAAAGGAAAATCCAAAAGGCTGTTGCTGCTTGTTGAACTTGCACGTTACCAGTTGTAAAAACAGCTCTCAGTTTTGTATATTTTTGGAATCTCACAAGTAAAATATTCATAATAAAAGCAATTAAAAGTAAGATCATCACGTCTCCAAAAGTCTTACCAAATGTTTCCATTAAACCCGAATCGACAGCATTCTGACCAAAATACGGATCTGTTACCATCGCATTTAAATTGAATCTCTCTTTAAGTCCAACTAAAATCGGACGAAAGTTATTAACTAAACCTCCTGAGCCGACGGTTAAAATAAAGTAACCCACTGTTGCTTTTAAAAAACCAGCAATACACTCATGTGCTGGACGTTTCAGTAAAATATAACCAAGTAAAACAATAAAACCAATTAGATAAGCAGGCTGGGTTAAAATGTTGTTAGCAAAATAAGCCCAGATTCCCATGAAAAAGTCTCCCATACCCTTCGTCTCCTTTTATTTACTGTATTTTTTCATTACTTCCTTATAATCTTCCAATGTTTTGGTTGCCACTAAATCATCAATTAAACCATCCGTCATTAATAATTCTGATAATTTTTGAATATTCTCCATATGTTCTTCTGGATTTTTAGCAGCAAGAGTAAAGAATAAACTCGCCTTTTTTTCTTCTTCTGGATCTTCAAAGTAAATATCTTGCTTCATTTTTGTAAATGAAATAGCTGTTCCAAAGACGCCTTGACTCTCTTCTGATGAGTGAGGCATCGCCACTTCTGGCACGATTACGATATAAGGTCCGTGCTCTTTCACACAAGAGATAATTTCATCAATGTAGACCTCACTAATTATTTTCTTAGCCAGTAAATTTTGACAGCTTTCACGGATGGCTTCTTGCCAATCCGTGATTTCTTTATCTGAATAAGTAACTAAATCATTTTTTAAGAAATAATCTAACATATTTTTTCGCTCCTTTTATAAGAATGAAGGGAATGGTGTATCATTTTCTACAGAGAAGGCATCATCAAAGCCACGGTAGAAATTAAATTCCATATCATCTTTATTGGTTGGGTAAGTAAATTTACCACCCACTTGCCAAATATAAGGTTTAAAATCATATTTCAAGCGGTCTTTTTTCATTTTCCAAATTTCAGTGATTTCTTTTGGATCAGCCATAAAATTTGACCAAATATCATAATGAACTGGAATCACAACGTTCGTATTTAAAGCTTCCGCCATACGTAACATATCAACTGAAGTCACCTTATCTGTGATACCACGAGGATTTTCACCGTAAGCACCTAAACAAACGTCTACTTTATACTGATTGCCATGTTCAGCAAATTTATTACAATAATGTGAATCTCCTGCATGATAAATATTTCCACCTGATGTACAGAATAAATAATTAACTGCTATTAAATCCATGTCTTGAGGAACTTTGCCTCTCAACGTTTCCTCTGGATTATCCCAAGTCACTAAGGCTGTTCTATCAAACGCCTCAAGTGCCACTACTTCAATGTCTTTGACTTTCACTTTATTTCCTGGTTTGACAACGATCGTTTTCTCTTTAGGGATTCCCCAACCTAACCAAGTTTCAACAACTTCTTTAGGTCCAATAAACTTAGCATCTGGACAATTTTTATTAACCGCTGCTGCTGTATTAATATCTAAATGGTCTGAATGAATATGTGTTACGACTAAAGCATCCACATTTTTGATTTCAAAAGGATCTAAGACAAAAGGTTGCGTTCTTAAGTTCGGTTGCATCTTTTGAACACCACTCATACGCATCATTTGATGCCCTTTTTTCATCATTCCAGTTCCGTGAGTTCTCTTACCTGATCCACACCATAAATCACATAAAATATTGGTTGATTCATGAGATTTAATCCAAATACCTGTACAGCCTAACCACCACATAGAAACAGTATCTTTTTTAACATCTTCACTCTCTATTTCTTCGTTTAACCATGTTCCCCATTCTGGAAAAACTGAGTTAACCCATTTTTCTTTTGTAATATCGTGGATATTTTCTGACATATGACATTCCTCCATTTGATTTTATTGTTTGCTATAAATCAATATTACCTATAAAAAAATCATTTGAAAACCCTTTTTTACGACTGTATGACGTTTATATGAACAATTAAGTTTTTATTTGTTCATATATGCTATTATAAATTCATAAAAGTAAAAGGGGATATACTTATGAGAAATTCCATAAAAACGATTAATAAGCGAATGGAAGGCATCTTAGAATTACTACAAGAACATGGTCAATTAACTACTGAAGAACTTTCTGAATTGTTAAACGTATCAATTAGTACCATCCGAAGAGATCTAATTGTTTTAGAAGAAAAAAATGACATCATTCGAAAGCACGGGTTTTGTTTGTACAACTTTAAGAACAAAGATAATTTTGATGAATCGGGACCAGAGCGATTAAAAGCAATGATTGGAGCTAAGGCATCGGAACTAATAAAAAACAATGATTCTGTCTTTATCAACACAAGCTCTACTTCTCTCAATGCCATAAAATATACTAAGGCAACTAATTTAACGGTTATTTCTAATAATTTAAAATTAGCTTCTCTGAAATTAGATGCCCACTCTTCCTATATCTTGACTGGTGGGGAACTTAGAGTGCCTAAAGAATCTTTAGTTGGAGATATTGCCTTTAACACCATTAACGACATGAATGCCGATATTTGTATTATTGGCTGCTCTGGTGTCGATCTTGAAAGTGGGGTTACAACTAAAATTCTCAATGAAGCAAAAATCAATAAAGCGATGATTGAACAAACAACCACAACTCGGGTTTTAGTAGCAGATCATCGAAAAATTGGTTTAACTGCTAATTTTAAAATATCTGATTTGAGTATTTTCGATTATTTAATCACAGATGAATACGCCTCTCCGACACTTCTTAAAGAATACTCTAAATTAGGTTTAAAAATAATACAAATATCTGGATTTTAGAATAAAAAAAAACGTTCAAACCATTACAGTTTGAACGTTTTTTATAATTAGTATAATCTTGAATGCCATTTACGGGTATTTTCTTTGTTTCCAGTGTATACTTTCTTCTCTAAACCTAAATTAGTACTCGTTTTAATTTCTTCAACCACATCAGTGTGTTTTAAAATATCTCTGTAGTTAAATAATTGATCTTTAATTTTTTCTTTTAAGTCTGCCATATATCTTCTCTCCCTTATCAACAATACAATAAGGATAACATAAATAAAAAAAGCTAACAAATGAATGTTAGCTTTTTTCTTAGCTGGGCTAGCTGGATTCGAACCAACGATGACGGAGTCAAAGTCCGTTGCCTTACCGCTTGGCTATAGCCCAATATTTAAATAGGCGACTGATGGGAATCGAACCCACGCATGTCGGAACCACAATCCGATGTGTTAACCACTTCACCACAATCGCCATAATAAAAATGGAGGGGGGCAGATTCGAACTGCCGAACCCAAAGGAGCGGATTTACAGTCCGCCGCGTTTAGCCACTTCGCTACCCCTCCAGCTAGTCGTGTTAAAAACCCGACTCAGTAATCATACCTAATTTCATAAAAAAAAGCAAGCTTTTTTTGAAATTAAT
Coding sequences within it:
- a CDS encoding L-ribulose-5-phosphate 4-epimerase; translation: MSRELLIEEMKERVFKANLALPKLGLVKLTWGNVSEINRELGVIVIKPSGVSYDTMEMSQMVVTDLKGDLLEEKSMKPSSDLATHVVLYREFSDINAVVHTHSTNAVMWAQAGCDLKAYGTTHADTFYGSVPCTRELTKEEVESAYEENTGNVIVETFHKRGIKPSEIPGVLVSGHGPFTWGATPDKAVENSLILDEVSLMAKETEKINQRVVDIPNFLLDKHYLRKHGKSAYYGQ
- a CDS encoding L-ribulose-5-phosphate 3-epimerase, whose product is MAQIGIYEKALPKGISWDERLKLTSELGFDFIEMSIDETDERLSRLEMTDEEIEGIRESCKKYNVRINSICLSGHRRFPFGSENLEKREKADELLDKAIILAHKLSISIIQIAGYDVYYEPKSMLSRELFIEGLKKGLKKASQYGIILSIEIMDDPFMSSIEKFLEIKAQIASPFLQVYPDLGNLSAWPENNPARELEKGISSITSIHLKDTLAVSSTSEGKFKDVPFGDGCVDFVGLLSILHRLGYDGTFLIEMWSEKNEDFKDRINEAKDFLYPKLREAGYHV
- a CDS encoding 3-keto-L-gulonate-6-phosphate decarboxylase UlaD; translation: MTRPNLQIALDHNDLASALADVVKVGEVVDILEVGTILCLQEGHQAISCVRSIFPNKKIVADTKCADAGGTVAKNVADAGADWMTVICCATIPTMEAAKKEVEELQVELYGDWTFEQAAAWHKIGIRQAIYHQSRDALLSGETWGEKDLTKVKKLIEMGFNVSVTGGLDVGTLKLFEGIDVYTFITGRGITAAKDPVQAANDFKNEIIRIWGE
- a CDS encoding PTS sugar transporter subunit IIB, with the protein product MRILISCANGSGTSLMMMRSTEKAMKELNIPITKIHHCSISEGKSSAGQYDVVFTPVNFLGMFDQAIKKGVTVVGIKNVMSHKEIGEKFAETELYQKTKK
- a CDS encoding PTS ascorbate transporter subunit IIC, which gives rise to MGDFFMGIWAYFANNILTQPAYLIGFIVLLGYILLKRPAHECIAGFLKATVGYFILTVGSGGLVNNFRPILVGLKERFNLNAMVTDPYFGQNAVDSGLMETFGKTFGDVMILLLIAFIMNILLVRFQKYTKLRAVFTTGNVQVQQAATAFWIFLFCFPEFGRIEVLIAMGLVLGCYWAVGSNLTVDITQDLTEGAGFAIAHQQMFGVYIFAKLSEWMKKRDEKKGRSKKEHKKLEDIELPGFLSMFNENMVATSLLMLFFFGIILLVLGQDYLIQAEFMKEGQSFFFYIMTTSLNFAVYLAILQLGVRTFVDELTQSFQGISNTILPGAVPGIDVAATFGFGSPNAVTVGFLFGSLGQFLMIGLLILMKSPTIVIAGFIPLFFDNAVIAVFANNRGGIKAACLFPFLSGIIQVGGSALFASWIGLSQYGGYIGMFDWATVWPGFAIIMKVLGVIGIGVVVILLLAIPQLQYRKNPEGYFLIVDDYEAYQEKFNK
- a CDS encoding PTS sugar transporter subunit IIA codes for the protein MLDYFLKNDLVTYSDKEITDWQEAIRESCQNLLAKKIISEVYIDEIISCVKEHGPYIVIVPEVAMPHSSEESQGVFGTAISFTKMKQDIYFEDPEEEKKASLFFTLAAKNPEEHMENIQKLSELLMTDGLIDDLVATKTLEDYKEVMKKYSK
- the ulaG gene encoding L-ascorbate 6-phosphate lactonase; translated protein: MSENIHDITKEKWVNSVFPEWGTWLNEEIESEDVKKDTVSMWWLGCTGIWIKSHESTNILCDLWCGSGKRTHGTGMMKKGHQMMRMSGVQKMQPNLRTQPFVLDPFEIKNVDALVVTHIHSDHLDINTAAAVNKNCPDAKFIGPKEVVETWLGWGIPKEKTIVVKPGNKVKVKDIEVVALEAFDRTALVTWDNPEETLRGKVPQDMDLIAVNYLFCTSGGNIYHAGDSHYCNKFAEHGNQYKVDVCLGAYGENPRGITDKVTSVDMLRMAEALNTNVVIPVHYDIWSNFMADPKEITEIWKMKKDRLKYDFKPYIWQVGGKFTYPTNKDDMEFNFYRGFDDAFSVENDTPFPSFL
- a CDS encoding DeoR/GlpR family DNA-binding transcription regulator — its product is MRNSIKTINKRMEGILELLQEHGQLTTEELSELLNVSISTIRRDLIVLEEKNDIIRKHGFCLYNFKNKDNFDESGPERLKAMIGAKASELIKNNDSVFINTSSTSLNAIKYTKATNLTVISNNLKLASLKLDAHSSYILTGGELRVPKESLVGDIAFNTINDMNADICIIGCSGVDLESGVTTKILNEAKINKAMIEQTTTTRVLVADHRKIGLTANFKISDLSIFDYLITDEYASPTLLKEYSKLGLKIIQISGF